One Anolis carolinensis isolate JA03-04 chromosome 5, rAnoCar3.1.pri, whole genome shotgun sequence DNA segment encodes these proteins:
- the ints12 gene encoding integrator complex subunit 12, translating to MAAAMNLELDPIFLKALGFLHSKSKDSAEKLKALLDESLSRGIDSSYRPSQKEVDPPKISIAKPISVKQEIKVSTSLPTGSNNGKPVVAEKMKKEVEKRSVDKIKLEINEAVEIPKKPRLEKPESRSSPITVQTSKDLAMADLSSFEETSADDFAMEMGLACVVCRQMTVTSGNPLVECQECHNLYHQDCHKPQVTDKEMNDPRLVWYCARCTRQMKKMAQKTQKPSQKPAPAVVSVAPAVKDPLIKKPEIKQKLETTPAFLAFKRTEVKTSATVSGNSNSASVSSSSTSGLTGWAAFAAKTSSAGPSTAKLGSTTQSTAGKPVAASSNQKPMGLSGLATAKAGLGSKLPSPSSSTSPVQLKPLPPLTLGKTGLSRSVSSDNVSKVGLPSPSSSAPGSSQAAGGNGSGGTAGSSTGSGSKSSAESGNQSPSLKGPTSQESQLNAMKRLQMVKKKAAQKKLKK from the exons ATGGCTGCTGCTATGAACTTGGAACTTGACCCCATATTCTTGAAAGCTCTTGGTTTCTTGCATTCAAAAAGCAAAGATTCTGCTGAGAAGCTTAAAGCGCTGCTTGATGAATCCTTGTCCAGAGGGATAGACTCAAGTTATCGCCCTTCacagaag GAGGTAGATCCACCCAAAATATCTATTGCAAAACCAATATCTGTTAAGCAAGAGATTAAGGTTTCCACAAGTCTTCCTACAGGCAGCAATAATGGCAAACCTGTTGTGGCCGAAAAGATGAAAAAGGAAGTGGAAAAGCGATCTGTTGATAAA ATAAAACTGGAAATCAATGAAGCAGTTGAAATTCCGAAGAAGCCAAGGCTAGAAAAGCCAGAGAGCCGTTCTTCCCCAATCACAGTGCAGACTAGCAAGGATTTGGCCATGGCTGACCTCTCTAGTTTTGAAGAAACCAGTGCTGATGATTTTGCCATGGAGATGGGCCTGGCTTGTGTGGTTTGCAG GCAAATGACTGTTACTTCTGGGAATCCATTAGTTGAGTGTCAAGAATGCCACAATCTCTACCACCAAGATTGCCACAAGCCTCAAGTAACAGACAAGGAGATGAATGATCCCCGCCTTGTGTGGTATTGTGCCCGATGTACCCGGCAAATGAAAAAAATG GCTCAGAAAACTCAGAAGCCTTCCCAGAAGCCAGCCCCTGCTGTAGTTTCAGTAGCTCCTGCTGTGAAAGATCCACTCATAAAGAAACCAGAAATTAAGCAAAAGTTAGAGACCACACCAGCCTTTCTCGCATTTAAGAGGACAGAGGTCAAG ACTTCAGCCACTGTTTCTGGTAACTCAAACAGTGCCAGTGTCTCTTCCTCCTCAACTAGTGGCCTTACAGGGTGGGCAGCTTTTGCAGCAAAAACATCATCTGCAGGCCCATCCACAGCCAAGTTGGGATCTACAACGCAGAGCACTGCTGGGAAGCCTGTTGCAGCCTCAAGTAATCAGAAACCCATGGGTTTGTCAGGGTTGGCAACAGCTAAGGCAGGGCTAGGCTCAAAATTGCCGTCACCTAGCAGTAGCACAAGCCCTGTTCAATTGAAGCCTCTGCCACCTCTGACATTGGGGAAAACAGGCCTTTCTCGTTCAGTAAGTAGTGACAATGTAAGCAAAGTGGGGCTTCCGAGTCCAAGCAGTTCAGCCCCAGGCAGCAGCCAAGCTGCAGGTGGAAATGGAAGCGGTGGAACAGCAGGCAGCAGCACTGGGAGTGGGAGCAAATCCAGTGCAGAATCTGGGAATCAGTCCCCATCTTTGAAAGGTCCTACTTCTCAAGAATCACAACTCAATGCCATGAAAAGATTGCAGATGGTCAAAAAGAAAGCTGCTCAGAAGAAGTTAAAGAAGTAA